From one Misgurnus anguillicaudatus chromosome 2, ASM2758022v2, whole genome shotgun sequence genomic stretch:
- the riok1 gene encoding serine/threonine-protein kinase RIO1 — protein sequence MSQFVPGQFDDAEETGNESEIKPSLETHISDVTIDKKDENEDDYEDDDEEEYDDDDDDDDWDWNESGGGGDFTKRYTAMKTGNIQQANRQNSNNKSSKMSTPSDKVLRKFENKINLDKRTYSDFVMNKVNVMQKQRDAETFRVKDKSDRATVEQVLDPRTRMILFKMLSRGVFSEINGCISTGKEANVYHATTAKGESRAIKIYKTSILLFKDRDKYVSGEFRFRHGYCKGNPRKMVRTWAEKEMRNLIRLQTAQIPSPEPIMLRSHVLVMSFIGRDDMPAPLLKNAVLSESKARELYLQVIQNMRIMYQEARLVHADLSEFNILYHNGDAYIIDVSQSVEHDHPHALEFLRKDCSNVNDFFQKHNVAVMTVRELFEFVTDPSITKDNINQYFDKAMEISSERTAEERSNQDKVDEEVFKKAYIPRTLNEVTHYERDVDTMLKKKEEKSSENTQNDSILYQTVTGLRKDLSGVQTVPSILQDSTKNDSSGSEEEEEEDDDDDDEESGEDDTQEGGSQSEAGPLDRKEKKKLVKEAQREKRKNKVPKHVKRRKEKVSKMKKGK from the exons ATGTCCCAGTTTGTACCAGGGCAGTTTGATGACGCGGAGGAAACGGGAAA tgaGTCTGAAATCAAGCCTTCACTGGAGACGCATATTAGTGACGTTACTATTGACAAGAAAGATGAAAATGAAGATGActatgaagatgatgatgaggaggagtatgatgatgatgacgatgatgatgatTGGGATTGGAATGAATCAGGAGGAGGAGGAGACTTCACAAAGCGCTACACTGCAATGAAGACTGGAAATATTCAGCAG GCTAATCGACAGAACTCTAATAATAAATCCTCAAAAATGTCCACTCCATCAGACAAGGTCCTGAGAAAatttgaaaacaaaataaacctcG ATAAACGGACTTATTCAGATTTTGTTATGAATAAAGTCAATGTGATGCAAAAACAAAGAGACGCAGAGAC gtTTCGAGTGAAGGACAAATCAGATCGAGCGACTGTTGAACAG GTTTTGGACCCCCGGACTCGTatgattttattcaaaatgctcaGCCGAGGTGTCTTTTCAGAGATCAATGGATGTATCAGCACAGGGAAAGag GCAAACGTCTACCATGCAACTACGGCCAAAGGTGAAAGCAGAGccatcaaaatatacaaaacttcAATTTTATTATTCAAAGACAGAGATAAATATGTCAGTGGGGAGTTCAG GTTCCGCCATGGCTACTGCAAGGGCAATCCTAGGAAAATGGTGCGTACTTGGGCAGAGAAGGAGATGAGAAACTTGATCCG ACTACAGACAGCACAAATTCCCAGTCCAGAGCCCATCATGTTGCGGAGTCATGTGCTCGTCATGAGCTTCATTGGTCGAGATGACAT GCCTGCTCCTCTGCTAAAGAATGCTGTCCTGTCTGAATCCAAAGCCCGTGAACTCTATCTACAAGTCATTCAGAACATGAGAATAATGTACCAAGAAGCTCGCCTGGTCCATGCCGACCTCAGCGAGTTTAACATACT TTATCATAATGGAGATGCGTATATTATTGATGTGTCCCAGTCTGTTGAGCATGATCACCCTCATGCCCTGGAGTTTCTTCGCAAAGATTGCAGCAATGTAAATG aCTTCTTTCAGAAACATAATGTGGCAGTTATGACTGTACGTGAGTTGTTTGAGTTCGTCACAGATCCCTCCATAACAAAAGACAACATTAACCAGTACTTCGATAAG GCAATGGAAATATCATCTGAAAGAACTGCAGAAGAACGATCCAATCAAGACAAAGTCGATGAGGAG GTGTTTAAGAAAGCCTACATTCCTCGAACACTTAATGAGGTCACCCATTACGAGAGGGATGTGGACACCATGTTGAAGAAAAAGGAGGAAAAATCGtctgaaaatacacaaaatgacagt ATCCTTTATCAGACCGTAACAGGCCTCAGGAAGGACCTCTCTGGTGTACAAACG GTACCCTCGATACTGCAAGACTCCACAAAGAATGACAGTTCAGGCTctgaggaggaagaggaggaggatgatgatgatgatgacgaaGAATCAGGAGAGGATGACACACAAGAGGGTGGAAGTCAGAGTGAGGCAGGACCACTGGACAGAAAG GAAAAGAAGAAATTGGTTAAAGAAGCTCAAAGggagaaaagaaaaaataaggTACCAAAGCACGTGAAAAGACGTAAAGAGAAAGTTTCCAAAATGAAGAAAGGAAAATGA